One genomic segment of Tubulanus polymorphus chromosome 4, tnTubPoly1.2, whole genome shotgun sequence includes these proteins:
- the LOC141904478 gene encoding GTP-binding protein Di-Ras1-like — protein MSHSYNKKSFQCRRDTQKNSYRIVFMGGKGVGKTAIIKRHIHNVFPVRHVPTVEDLYRVVMKTKDDGTRMTLDILDTSGDGQFPAMRALAIRQSDAFVLVCAVNDEEDVIMTSYAEVAKLRQTIIDIRGKTVPIIVVANKNDDNHWFDNLVTFEATVLIDWNNTFLTCSAKENLNISKIFEEVASQIKKATLRCDDVETVYEG, from the coding sequence ATGAGCCACAGTTACAACAAAAAGAGCTTCCAATGCCGTCGTGATACGCAGAAGAACAGCTATCGGATTGTTTTTATGGGCGGTAAGGGCGTTGGGAAGACGGCCATTATCAAACGACATATACACAACGTGTTTCCGGTGCGACATGTACCGACCGTAGAAGATCTTTATCGCGTGGTGATGAAAACTAAAGATGACGGAACGAGGATGACGCTGGACATCCTGGACACAAGCGGCGACGGTCAGTTCCCGGCTATGCGTGCGTTGGCAATCCGCCAGAGTGACGCGTTCGTCCTTGTGTGCGCCGTCAATGACGAAGAAGACGTTATCATGACGTCATATGCGGAAGTAGCAAAACTTCGACAGACGATTATCGATATTCGCGGCAAAACGGTTCCGATTATCGTCGTCGCcaataaaaatgatgataatcatTGGTTCGATAATCTGGTGACATTCGAAGCGACAGTATTGATCGACTGGAACAACACTTTTCTCACGTGTTCGGCGAAGGAAAATTTGAACATTTCGAAGATATTTGAAGAAGTCGCTTCGCAAATCAAAAAAGCTACGTTACGTTGTGATGATGtggaaactgtttatgaaGGCTAG